A single genomic interval of Pomacea canaliculata isolate SZHN2017 linkage group LG5, ASM307304v1, whole genome shotgun sequence harbors:
- the LOC112563868 gene encoding uncharacterized protein LOC112563868, which produces MSLSGGQPVTAMSLSGGQPVTAMSQSGGQPVTAMSQSGGQPVTAMSLSGGQPVTAMSQSGGQPVTAMSLSGGQPVTAMSLSGGQPVTAMSLSGGQPLTALSLSGGQPLTALSLSGGQPVTAMSQSGGQPLTAMSLSGGQPVTAMSQSGGQPVTAMSQSGGQPLTAMSLSGQPLTALSLSGGQPVTLSQWPSPSRP; this is translated from the coding sequence ATGAGTCTGTCAGGAGGACAGCCAGTAACGGCCATGAGTCTGTCAGGAGGACAGCCAGTAACGGCCATGAGTCAGTCAGGAGGACAGCCAGTAACGGCCATGAGTCAGTCAGGAGGACAGCCAGTAACGGCCATGAGTCTGTCAGGAGGACAGCCAGTAACGGCCATGAGTCAGTCAGGAGGACAGCCAGTAACGGCCATGAGTCTGTCAGGAGGACAGCCAGTAACGGCCATGAGTCTGTCAGGAGGACAGCCAGTAACGGCCATGAGTCTCTCAGGAGGACAGCCATTAACGGCCTTGAGTCTGTCAGGAGGACAGCCATTAACGGCCTTGAGTCTGTCAGGAGGACAGCCAGTAACGGCCATGAGTCAGTCAGGAGGACAGCCATTAACAGCCATGAGTCTGTCAGGAGGACAGCCAGTAACGGCCATGAGTCAGTCAGGAGGACAGCCAGTAACGGCCATGAGTCAGTCAGGAGGACAGCCATTAACGGCCATGAGTCTGTCAGGACAGCCATTAACGGCCTTGAGTCTGTCAGGAGGACAGCCAGTAACCCTTTCCCAGTGGCCTTCACCGTCAAGGCCGTGA